A region of Deltaproteobacteria bacterium DNA encodes the following proteins:
- a CDS encoding class I SAM-dependent methyltransferase family protein has product MLRNGIPSFEELQEPLPWYRPRKYYYKLISLFLRTVGQLSDGLRIGYRHGFDSGIVMNYIYENRPHGKFRIGKALDAAFLDQTTCKAFRAVKQIQKDMITNYLGKRNGKETFIVDLASGKADYIYDALQEKNSNVKVLLRDINERTLKESEAIAERSEMKQNVSYEIGDALDRESLSRIPPRPDLIIEAGLYGIIHDDELIKKHLFELKDILNPGALLFNVQTYNRQIELIARTLVNQEGESCVWHLRPKELVIGWAREAGFKDPEIRMDPYGIYAVVLMRN; this is encoded by the coding sequence AGAGCTTCAGGAGCCCCTGCCCTGGTATCGGCCAAGAAAATATTATTACAAACTCATTTCGCTTTTTTTAAGAACCGTAGGTCAGTTATCCGACGGATTAAGAATCGGTTACCGCCACGGTTTTGATTCAGGGATAGTCATGAACTATATATATGAAAACAGACCGCACGGCAAATTTCGCATCGGGAAAGCGTTAGATGCCGCTTTTCTTGATCAGACTACCTGCAAGGCTTTCAGGGCGGTGAAGCAAATCCAAAAGGATATGATCACGAACTACCTGGGGAAAAGAAACGGGAAGGAGACCTTCATAGTCGACCTGGCTTCCGGTAAGGCCGACTATATTTATGACGCACTCCAGGAAAAAAATTCTAACGTAAAGGTACTGTTGCGGGATATCAATGAAAGAACCCTCAAGGAAAGCGAGGCCATAGCCGAGCGGTCGGAGATGAAGCAAAACGTAAGCTACGAGATCGGTGACGCTCTTGACAGGGAGAGTTTGAGTCGGATTCCCCCCCGACCGGACCTCATAATCGAAGCTGGCCTCTACGGAATTATTCACGACGACGAATTGATAAAGAAGCACCTCTTCGAATTAAAAGACATACTGAACCCCGGAGCACTTCTATTTAACGTACAGACGTATAACAGACAAATAGAGCTTATTGCCAGAACTCTGGTAAATCAGGAGGGTGAAAGCTGCGTATGGCACCTCCGCCCCAAAGAGCTAGTGATAGGCTGGGCTCGGGAAGCGGGCTTCAAGGATCCGGAAATCCGGATGGACCCTTACGGGATTTACGCGGTGGTTCTGATGAGAAATTGA
- a CDS encoding toxin-antitoxin system YwqK family antitoxin: MLIHLSLMAIIFLLPVAAGAEPESPVCSQNRDGIVKDYYPDGKIKTEWMCRDGHLNGETKLYYGNGKLEKNSMYVNDVRQGVTYGYYESGELKSVCNYKAGKLDGPHKILDEDGLIKEFTVYKNGVDVGIE, from the coding sequence ATGCTTATTCACCTTTCATTAATGGCGATCATATTTCTACTGCCCGTAGCAGCGGGCGCGGAGCCGGAAAGCCCGGTATGCAGTCAAAACCGGGACGGCATAGTCAAGGATTATTACCCCGATGGAAAAATCAAGACCGAATGGATGTGCAGGGACGGACATTTGAACGGAGAAACCAAACTCTATTACGGAAACGGGAAGTTAGAGAAGAATTCGATGTATGTAAATGATGTAAGACAGGGCGTGACGTACGGATACTACGAAAGCGGCGAACTGAAAAGCGTCTGTAATTATAAAGCGGGGAAGCTTGACGGGCCCCATAAAATCCTTGACGAGGACGGCCTTATCAAGGAATTTACAGTCTATAAAAACGGGGTAGATGTGGGAATCGAGTGA
- a CDS encoding alanine racemase has product MKQVREYNIHDLVQRYGSPLFVASADVIRKNLSTFRAEFSDKYPRVEIAYSYKVNYLPGILDIIHRDGTWAEVASGFEYELARKLRVSGSSIVFNGPYKRKKELEKALNEGALINVDHYHELKTLEGIASERKKPVNIGIRINTDVGIDQLPDRFGFNLESGEAAQILRECSQQNLLRVTGLHIHLTSYIIKPDGENSAPAKNIKLIWPKEAEAYKRAAKEAVRFAKEARERYNAEIQYLDMGGGFPAVDSLSPYAEAVAEPVLDGFKQSELPILILEPGRAIVSNAVDLISTVVAVKDIPTGGRAVVIDSGINLLPTSFWKYQDIEFVSEPKGELKETTVYGPLCLQTDIICRANLPELSPGDRLVIKNVGAYNIPQSSAFIFPRPPVVLVGDGKARIIRRAETAEDALLL; this is encoded by the coding sequence ATGAAGCAAGTCCGTGAATATAACATACATGATCTCGTTCAAAGATACGGTTCCCCTCTATTCGTCGCCTCGGCAGACGTAATAAGAAAGAACCTGAGCACATTCCGTGCGGAATTCTCCGACAAGTACCCCAGAGTGGAGATCGCCTATTCGTACAAGGTCAATTACCTCCCCGGTATCCTGGATATTATTCACCGCGACGGGACCTGGGCCGAGGTAGCATCGGGTTTTGAATATGAACTGGCAAGAAAGCTCCGCGTTTCCGGAAGCTCCATAGTATTTAACGGCCCTTATAAGAGAAAGAAAGAGCTTGAAAAAGCCCTCAATGAAGGGGCATTAATTAACGTTGATCATTATCATGAACTTAAAACACTGGAAGGGATCGCCTCTGAACGCAAAAAACCGGTTAACATAGGAATCAGAATCAATACGGATGTAGGGATAGACCAGCTGCCCGACAGATTCGGTTTCAACCTCGAATCCGGCGAAGCAGCTCAAATTCTAAGAGAATGTTCACAACAGAATCTGCTCCGGGTCACAGGGCTTCACATTCACCTTACAAGTTATATAATCAAGCCCGATGGTGAAAACAGCGCCCCTGCCAAAAACATAAAACTAATCTGGCCGAAAGAAGCCGAGGCTTATAAGAGAGCGGCGAAAGAGGCCGTTCGCTTCGCGAAAGAGGCGCGCGAGCGGTACAATGCGGAAATACAATATCTCGATATGGGAGGCGGATTCCCCGCGGTCGATTCGCTCTCTCCTTATGCAGAAGCCGTCGCCGAGCCGGTTTTGGATGGATTTAAACAAAGCGAATTGCCAATTCTCATATTGGAGCCCGGACGAGCAATAGTGAGCAATGCGGTCGATCTCATCTCCACGGTCGTCGCCGTTAAAGATATTCCAACTGGGGGAAGAGCGGTAGTAATAGACAGTGGTATCAACCTTCTTCCCACCTCCTTCTGGAAATATCAGGACATAGAATTTGTATCTGAGCCAAAAGGAGAGTTAAAAGAAACGACCGTTTACGGTCCGCTTTGTCTTCAGACAGACATCATATGCAGAGCAAATCTTCCGGAACTCAGTCCCGGAGACAGGCTCGTTATTAAAAACGTGGGCGCGTATAACATCCCTCAGTCAAGTGCTTTCATTTTCCCCCGCCCGCCCGTTGTTTTGGTAGGAGATGGAAAGGCAAGGATTATAAGGAGAGCCGAGACGGCAGAAGACGCTTTATTGCTTTAA
- a CDS encoding calcium-binding protein has product MKITIVSVLALLGFILISADFSFAQDEAKPQAPPTCQGKVASIVGTDGDDTLNGTFSSDVIVGMGGDDTIKGLDGNDVICGGDGDDTITGGSGEDIIYGDAGNDDLRGGRDNDVLYGGDGDDYIEGNDGEDFLDGGIGLDNLDGGKDNDKCINYESHKRCNID; this is encoded by the coding sequence ATGAAAATAACAATCGTGAGTGTCTTGGCCCTATTGGGTTTTATTCTGATCAGTGCTGATTTTTCTTTCGCTCAGGATGAGGCGAAACCTCAGGCTCCCCCGACATGCCAGGGTAAAGTGGCTAGTATCGTGGGTACGGATGGGGACGATACCTTAAACGGAACGTTCAGTTCGGACGTAATCGTTGGTATGGGAGGGGATGACACAATCAAGGGTCTTGACGGCAACGACGTTATTTGCGGCGGCGATGGCGACGATACGATTACGGGCGGCTCCGGCGAAGATATTATTTACGGCGACGCGGGCAATGACGACCTCCGAGGCGGGAGGGATAACGATGTCCTTTACGGAGGGGACGGCGATGACTACATCGAGGGCAATGACGGGGAAGACTTTCTTGACGGCGGGATCGGGTTGGATAACCTCGACGGCGGAAAGGATAACGATAAATGTATAAATTACGAGTCGCATAAGAGATGTAATATTGACTGA
- a CDS encoding cysteine synthase family protein: MANDILELIGNTPLVKLGNLTEGIKSGIYAKLELYNPSGSIKDRVAIYIVEDAERRGILKPGGTIVEATSGNMGVAFALIGAVKNYRCIFTLPETISKEKIQALKLYGAEVVLTPKGLPPQDEKSCYKVAQKIAREKGAFYVNQYFNQLNPEAHFKTTGPEIWRDTEGKVDTVLCGIGTGGTITGVGRYLKEKKKSIKIIGVEPVGSVFKAYLEQGLLAEASDFDIEGIGKNFIPGVVNFDYVDEIIQVDDEEALKTVSGLLREEGILAGGSSGAAVAAAMKHAVESEENEHIVAVLPDTGLKYISKFTGFA; this comes from the coding sequence GTGGCGAACGACATTTTAGAGCTTATCGGGAATACCCCTCTGGTTAAACTTGGTAATTTAACGGAGGGAATAAAAAGCGGGATTTACGCGAAACTGGAGCTTTACAATCCGAGCGGAAGCATTAAAGACAGGGTCGCCATATACATAGTGGAAGATGCCGAACGCAGAGGCATTCTTAAACCCGGAGGCACCATAGTCGAAGCCACATCCGGAAACATGGGAGTCGCGTTCGCCCTTATCGGCGCCGTTAAAAATTACAGATGCATATTTACGCTCCCCGAAACGATTAGCAAGGAGAAAATACAGGCGCTTAAGCTCTACGGGGCTGAAGTGGTTCTAACTCCGAAAGGACTCCCTCCGCAGGATGAAAAAAGCTGTTATAAGGTGGCTCAGAAAATAGCGAGGGAAAAGGGCGCATTCTATGTTAATCAGTACTTTAATCAGCTTAACCCCGAGGCCCATTTTAAAACAACCGGCCCCGAGATTTGGCGCGATACGGAAGGGAAAGTCGATACAGTTTTATGCGGCATAGGAACGGGCGGAACAATAACAGGCGTAGGCAGGTATTTAAAAGAAAAGAAAAAGAGCATAAAAATAATCGGTGTTGAACCCGTGGGCTCGGTATTCAAGGCCTATCTGGAGCAAGGATTACTGGCGGAGGCTTCCGATTTTGATATAGAAGGAATCGGCAAGAATTTCATACCGGGGGTTGTCAACTTCGACTATGTGGACGAAATAATCCAGGTTGACGACGAAGAAGCGCTTAAGACCGTCAGCGGGCTTTTGAGAGAGGAAGGAATTTTGGCGGGCGGATCGAGCGGCGCTGCTGTTGCGGCTGCAATGAAACATGCAGTCGAATCCGAAGAAAACGAGCATATTGTCGCGGTCCTGCCCGACACGGGATTAAAATATATATCCAAATTCACCGGCTTTGCCTAA
- a CDS encoding pyridoxal phosphate-dependent aminotransferase: MKKERFVLGWESSQRNSPFLSKVLSDRVKSVIDSPHGMWNYMTYRDAINILGLDTGDLYKEGRIDLDKRKWADFGWMTCYAGPPESAVEAMRKHTDESNVNPYSPDLINPLREVCANLKFKRERSDEFEVIGTEGSQAAISYVLQTIINPGNEVIITDPGYFHFESSILMAGGRPVRIPLDSENGYRLDPDQVAERITPGTKAIIVCDPLNPFGTVQMKDELIELVEIAWRHGIIVINDITHNTHQIDPGSKHHPMSSLFRETNVDNVVSTFSVSHGYGMAGVRIGFLAGHTELLRACMITKTSLTRLNTNLIAQYGALAALKDNDYVKESRDIIRRNFEIIKGIVNDTEGVSIPVEPKYGFSMVIDVSETGVTAQELTVALFKHNVAVYPGDGLGDIGATDFIRLNISRPDIWAFEHFKKSLPAAIAEARSGIYRKSLIRFFEDKKTERAGQILKKIKGGR; encoded by the coding sequence ATGAAAAAGGAAAGATTTGTGCTCGGGTGGGAAAGCAGCCAACGGAATTCGCCTTTTCTGAGCAAGGTGTTATCGGACAGGGTCAAATCCGTCATCGACAGCCCTCACGGGATGTGGAACTATATGACCTACCGCGACGCGATCAATATACTTGGTCTCGATACCGGAGACTTATACAAAGAGGGGAGAATCGATTTAGATAAGAGAAAGTGGGCTGACTTCGGCTGGATGACATGCTACGCCGGACCCCCTGAGAGCGCAGTGGAAGCGATGCGTAAACATACCGACGAATCAAACGTCAACCCCTATTCCCCAGACTTGATTAATCCTTTAAGAGAGGTTTGCGCGAATTTAAAATTCAAACGGGAGAGGAGCGATGAGTTCGAGGTAATAGGAACGGAAGGCAGTCAGGCGGCCATATCCTATGTGCTTCAAACCATAATAAATCCGGGAAACGAAGTAATAATAACAGATCCCGGCTACTTCCACTTCGAATCGTCAATCCTGATGGCAGGCGGCAGGCCGGTCAGGATTCCCCTTGACTCCGAAAACGGATACAGATTAGATCCGGATCAGGTAGCGGAGCGTATCACCCCGGGAACGAAGGCGATAATAGTTTGTGATCCCCTGAACCCGTTCGGCACTGTTCAGATGAAGGACGAACTGATCGAGCTTGTAGAAATTGCCTGGAGACACGGAATCATCGTAATTAACGATATTACACATAATACTCATCAGATCGACCCCGGTTCAAAACACCATCCTATGAGCTCACTCTTCAGGGAGACAAATGTCGATAACGTCGTTTCCACATTCAGCGTATCCCACGGATACGGGATGGCAGGAGTAAGGATAGGTTTTCTCGCGGGCCATACCGAGCTATTGAGAGCCTGCATGATTACGAAAACTTCTTTAACCAGGCTTAATACCAATCTTATTGCTCAGTACGGAGCTTTAGCCGCCCTTAAGGACAATGATTATGTCAAAGAATCCCGGGACATAATCAGGCGTAACTTTGAGATCATTAAAGGTATAGTTAACGATACCGAGGGGGTGTCCATTCCGGTAGAGCCCAAGTACGGGTTTTCCATGGTAATAGACGTTTCTGAGACGGGCGTTACGGCGCAGGAGCTGACAGTAGCGCTTTTTAAACATAACGTAGCCGTATATCCGGGAGACGGGCTCGGTGATATCGGTGCGACGGACTTCATCAGGCTAAATATTTCAAGACCCGACATCTGGGCATTTGAGCACTTTAAAAAATCTCTTCCCGCTGCAATCGCCGAGGCTAGAAGCGGCATTTACAGAAAGAGCTTAATCAGGTTCTTCGAGGATAAGAAAACGGAGCGGGCCGGACAGATTCTGAAAAAAATAAAGGGCGGCCGATGA